From one Sphingomonas sp. BT-65 genomic stretch:
- a CDS encoding glycosyl hydrolase family 65 protein — protein MGGTLLAAAPAVAGGAQPLALLDYARFRPHVDRFNAQDPERPLNLIPNSAAWEWITRNVPAFECPDPEIEEIYWFRWWSYRKALVRTPEGAISATEFYARAPVSSAVGHHVMEGRWLRDRSWVDQILRYWLSPGPGGTPPKDLFRYSGWTIWAAYERWLVTGDTAALRDMFDDFQTYYRGWERERMNPDGSFWQFDVRDAMEESISGSRTDRNLRPPLNSYMYGNAVAMARIARLLGRGEVARGYDAKAATLKRVVQDRLWDTRANFFKVRFVHPGKPDDDTLCDAREQIGFIPWYFDLPDRGRGYEAAWAQLRDPRGFNAPFGITTAERRHPRFRYFVAGTCEWNGPVWPFATSQTLTALGNILCGRTQSQVSARDYFDGVRTYAKATYRDGKPYIGEYLDEATGKYLHKDLERGRYYNHSTFCDLVINGLVGLRPQPGNRLVVQPLIPAGEWDWFALDGVAYHGRILTVLWDRTGKRYGKGRGLVVMVDDKPVARAAKLKRLTVPLA, from the coding sequence GTGGGGGGAACGCTTCTCGCCGCCGCGCCCGCGGTCGCGGGCGGAGCCCAGCCGCTGGCCCTGCTCGACTATGCCCGCTTCCGTCCGCATGTCGACCGCTTCAACGCGCAGGACCCCGAGCGGCCGCTCAACCTCATTCCGAACAGTGCGGCATGGGAATGGATAACACGCAACGTCCCGGCCTTCGAATGCCCCGATCCGGAGATCGAGGAGATCTACTGGTTCCGCTGGTGGAGCTATCGCAAGGCGCTGGTGCGGACCCCGGAGGGCGCGATCAGCGCCACCGAATTCTACGCGCGAGCGCCGGTGAGCAGCGCGGTCGGCCATCATGTGATGGAGGGCCGCTGGTTGCGCGACCGCAGCTGGGTCGATCAGATTCTGCGCTACTGGCTGAGCCCCGGCCCCGGCGGGACACCGCCCAAGGATCTGTTCCGGTACAGCGGCTGGACCATCTGGGCGGCGTATGAACGCTGGCTGGTCACCGGCGACACCGCCGCGCTGCGCGACATGTTCGACGACTTCCAGACCTATTATCGCGGCTGGGAGCGTGAGCGGATGAATCCGGACGGCTCCTTCTGGCAGTTCGACGTGCGCGACGCGATGGAGGAATCGATCAGCGGATCGCGCACCGACCGCAACCTGCGCCCGCCGCTCAACAGCTATATGTACGGCAACGCGGTCGCGATGGCACGGATCGCGCGCCTGCTTGGCCGGGGGGAGGTGGCGCGTGGCTATGACGCGAAGGCGGCGACGCTCAAGCGCGTGGTGCAGGATCGCCTGTGGGACACGCGGGCGAACTTCTTCAAGGTGCGCTTCGTCCATCCCGGCAAGCCCGATGACGATACGCTGTGCGACGCGCGCGAGCAGATCGGCTTCATCCCCTGGTATTTCGATCTCCCGGATCGCGGGCGCGGCTATGAGGCGGCATGGGCGCAGCTGCGCGACCCGCGGGGCTTTAACGCACCGTTCGGCATCACCACCGCCGAACGCCGGCATCCGCGTTTCCGCTATTTCGTGGCCGGCACCTGCGAATGGAATGGGCCCGTCTGGCCGTTCGCGACCTCGCAGACGCTGACGGCGCTCGGCAACATCCTGTGCGGGCGAACCCAGTCGCAGGTGAGCGCGCGCGACTATTTCGATGGGGTGCGGACCTATGCCAAGGCGACCTATCGCGACGGCAAACCCTATATCGGCGAGTATCTCGACGAGGCTACCGGCAAGTATCTGCACAAGGATCTGGAGCGCGGCCGCTATTACAACCATTCCACCTTCTGCGACCTGGTGATCAACGGGCTGGTGGGACTGCGGCCGCAGCCGGGCAACCGCCTCGTCGTGCAGCCCCTGATCCCGGCCGGCGAATGGGACTGGTTCGCGCTCGACGGCGTCGCCTATCACGGGCGGATACTGACGGTGCTGTGGGACCGCACCGGCAAGCGCTACGGCAAGGGCAGGGGACTGGTCGTGATGGTCGACGACAAACCCGTCGCGCGTGCGGCGAAGCTCAAGCGCCTGACTGTCCCGCTCGCCTGA
- a CDS encoding TonB-dependent receptor domain-containing protein, whose product MAKRESYLVTSAGIALIMSLPLPAMAQTAPADRDAAAPQVAEPPAGQQAGEQDVIVTGSRLRSPTLTAPAPVQVIDSQQIQREGYITVIDAIQNNPTFGNPSNSRTTSNGSRQGLGGSTVGLRNGGDTLTLTLIEGRRSVSKELAFIPTGFVDRVEVLTGGASAVYGSDAIIGVVNFIYKKNFEGVLANVQAGISEQGDNQEYSADLTVGSNFANDRGNAMFYVGWSDQAFLSSANRDYTARSFSSLGVQQRIGGGSDANLQAVRNLFVPVALDNNPITGAGLFVTRNGGTYTIALDGTARAPLASEFFDGAPYGAIASPLERLNTAARINYQITDNINLFAQGTYARSKTRGYGGPLAHQSSSGQSIIPGGAPYNIESRVISPTGVVTIVRNPFVPDAIYNSATDTTNATWRDGLRDITFQRRALEWGGHNSELERDGFQLTFGADGKLGGGWRYEAYYSYGEATQFHTWPNGLNADRYAQALNVIPDIFDVNGNGNRTEAICADAAARAAGCIPINIFAGTNGISQAAVDWTKATGSRYTKQTLADFQANISGPLFQLWSAGPVEVVAGVEHRRETELTTHDPLHVAGRNGFDSRGNAYGSTTIKEAYGEVQIPLIHNTPFIENLTIRAAGRASKYRQLDKVYYGWNVGFEWSPISDIRFRGTKSYAIRAPTIDNLTRPQTTTFDAGTRDVCIGVTTTSTTAPSAGCRADPLVMANITANGGVFTLSAADRGNSIRSINDPNPNLGPQFSNTLTFGAVINPTSINALRNLILTADFYKVDISGGIGTISVDVAGGLCYVDRRPEWCALFTRRPEAVGGFSIGTIDTYSSQLQNGTGKRLIEGLDFTASYMTGLSGIGLPNSRLSFQVSYSHLLRSYSTPVAGAKRRNLKSEMGTPDDPWSGSISYEDDVFGLTLSGNYVPRYYHEQPFRQTFPLADGSFIPKEEFRIPPRFYTNMQMRFKVSDQYQLFFGVRNLLDVEPIVPYAGIPGTYYVYDQIGRRFYAGLRLKM is encoded by the coding sequence GTGGCCAAACGCGAGAGCTACCTCGTGACGAGCGCCGGAATCGCGCTGATCATGAGCCTGCCGTTGCCGGCGATGGCGCAGACCGCGCCCGCCGATCGGGACGCGGCGGCCCCACAGGTCGCCGAGCCACCCGCGGGGCAGCAGGCGGGGGAGCAGGACGTCATCGTCACCGGCAGCCGCCTGCGCAGCCCGACGCTAACCGCGCCCGCCCCGGTGCAGGTGATCGACAGCCAGCAGATCCAGCGTGAGGGCTACATCACCGTCATCGACGCGATCCAGAACAACCCGACCTTCGGCAATCCCAGCAACAGCCGCACCACCAGCAACGGCAGCCGCCAGGGTCTCGGCGGCAGCACCGTCGGCCTGCGCAACGGCGGCGACACCCTCACGCTAACGCTGATCGAAGGCCGTCGCAGCGTGAGCAAGGAGCTCGCCTTCATTCCGACCGGCTTCGTCGACCGGGTCGAGGTGCTTACCGGCGGCGCTTCGGCAGTCTACGGCTCGGACGCGATCATCGGCGTGGTCAACTTCATCTACAAGAAGAACTTCGAAGGCGTCCTGGCGAACGTCCAGGCCGGCATCTCGGAGCAAGGCGACAACCAGGAATATTCGGCCGACCTGACGGTGGGCAGCAATTTCGCGAACGACCGCGGCAATGCGATGTTCTACGTCGGCTGGTCGGACCAGGCGTTCCTCTCCTCGGCCAATCGCGATTACACCGCCCGCAGCTTCAGCAGCCTCGGCGTCCAGCAGCGAATTGGGGGCGGCAGCGACGCCAATCTTCAGGCGGTGCGCAACCTGTTCGTACCGGTTGCGCTGGACAACAATCCGATCACCGGGGCCGGCCTGTTCGTGACCCGGAACGGCGGCACCTACACCATCGCTCTGGACGGGACTGCACGTGCACCGCTGGCCTCCGAATTCTTCGACGGCGCGCCGTACGGGGCGATCGCCAGTCCGCTCGAGCGCCTCAACACGGCGGCGCGGATCAACTATCAGATCACCGACAACATCAACCTGTTTGCGCAGGGCACCTACGCCCGCTCGAAGACGCGCGGCTATGGCGGCCCGCTCGCGCATCAGTCCTCGTCGGGCCAGAGCATCATCCCGGGTGGCGCGCCGTACAACATCGAAAGCCGGGTCATTTCGCCCACGGGCGTCGTTACCATCGTGCGCAACCCGTTCGTGCCCGACGCGATCTACAACAGCGCGACGGACACCACCAACGCCACCTGGCGCGATGGTTTGCGCGACATCACCTTTCAGCGCCGCGCGCTCGAATGGGGCGGCCACAATTCGGAGCTGGAGCGCGACGGGTTCCAGCTGACCTTCGGCGCCGACGGCAAGCTCGGCGGCGGCTGGCGGTACGAGGCCTATTATTCGTACGGCGAAGCGACGCAGTTCCACACCTGGCCGAACGGGCTGAACGCCGATCGCTATGCCCAGGCGCTCAACGTCATTCCCGATATCTTCGACGTCAACGGAAACGGCAATCGCACCGAGGCGATCTGCGCCGATGCGGCTGCGCGGGCGGCTGGCTGCATTCCGATCAACATCTTCGCCGGCACCAATGGGATCTCGCAGGCCGCGGTCGATTGGACCAAGGCCACCGGCTCACGCTACACCAAGCAGACGCTGGCGGATTTCCAGGCCAATATCAGCGGCCCGCTGTTCCAGCTCTGGTCGGCGGGTCCGGTCGAGGTCGTCGCCGGCGTCGAGCATCGCCGTGAAACCGAACTCACGACCCATGATCCGTTGCATGTCGCGGGGCGCAACGGCTTCGATTCGCGGGGCAACGCGTACGGCTCGACCACGATCAAGGAAGCCTATGGCGAGGTTCAGATCCCGCTGATCCACAACACGCCGTTCATCGAGAATCTGACGATCCGCGCCGCGGGGCGGGCGTCCAAATACCGGCAGCTCGACAAGGTCTATTATGGCTGGAACGTCGGCTTCGAATGGTCGCCGATCAGCGACATCCGTTTCCGCGGGACAAAGTCCTACGCGATCCGGGCGCCTACCATCGACAACCTGACCCGCCCGCAGACCACGACCTTCGACGCGGGCACGCGCGACGTGTGCATCGGCGTGACGACCACCTCGACGACTGCGCCGAGCGCCGGTTGCCGGGCCGATCCGCTGGTCATGGCGAACATCACTGCCAATGGCGGCGTGTTCACGCTCAGCGCCGCCGATCGCGGCAATTCAATCCGGTCGATCAACGATCCGAACCCGAACCTCGGCCCGCAATTCTCGAACACGCTGACCTTTGGTGCGGTGATCAACCCGACGTCGATCAATGCGCTCCGGAATCTGATCCTCACCGCCGATTTCTATAAGGTCGACATTTCCGGTGGCATCGGCACGATCAGCGTCGATGTGGCTGGAGGCCTCTGCTACGTCGATCGCCGCCCCGAATGGTGCGCTCTGTTCACGCGCCGCCCGGAAGCCGTCGGCGGTTTCAGCATCGGCACGATCGATACCTATAGCAGCCAGTTGCAGAACGGCACGGGCAAGCGCCTGATCGAGGGCCTGGACTTTACCGCTTCCTACATGACCGGCCTTTCCGGCATCGGGCTGCCGAACAGCCGGCTGAGCTTTCAGGTCTCCTACAGCCATCTGCTGCGCAGCTACTCGACGCCCGTCGCTGGAGCCAAGCGCCGCAACCTCAAAAGCGAGATGGGCACGCCGGACGATCCCTGGTCGGGCAGCATCAGCTACGAGGACGATGTCTTCGGCCTGACGCTGAGCGGCAACTATGTCCCGCGCTACTATCACGAGCAGCCGTTCCGCCAGACCTTCCCGCTGGCGGACGGCAGCTTCATCCCGAAGGAGGAGTTCCGCATTCCGCCGCGCTTCTACACCAACATGCAGATGCGCTTTAAGGTTTCGGACCAGTACCAGCTGTTCTTCGGCGTCCGTAACCTGCTCGATGTCGAGCCGATCGTCCCGTACGCCGGCATTCCGGGCACCTATTATGTCTATGACCAGATCGGCCGCCGTTTCTATGCGGGCCTACGCCTGAAGATGTGA
- a CDS encoding FadR/GntR family transcriptional regulator, producing the protein MHSTSAPDNNGYTSDSIDLSHRGATLADKVYEQLFGWISNGQYARQSKLPSENELARSFDVSRPVIRDALKRLRDDGVIYSRQGAGSFVLGPETGEGIDEAVNAGPLFTPAQTIADIQRCFEFRETIEGRTAALAALRRNGAILDELAAILERLKHATADHVHRDDIDLEFHLTIAKAANNHYFLNVLYALREQITVGMKLHGMALLQPSARLEQSTEEHGEILEAIRAGDAERASEAMRAHVRNSRDRLFGGGLIDLSL; encoded by the coding sequence ATGCACAGCACGTCAGCGCCTGATAACAACGGCTATACAAGCGACAGCATCGATCTCAGCCATCGCGGCGCGACCCTCGCCGACAAGGTGTATGAGCAGCTTTTCGGCTGGATCTCGAACGGCCAATATGCGCGCCAGTCCAAATTGCCGAGCGAGAATGAGCTCGCCAGGTCGTTCGACGTCTCGCGTCCGGTCATTCGCGACGCGCTGAAGCGGCTGCGCGACGATGGCGTGATCTATTCGCGGCAGGGCGCGGGAAGCTTCGTGCTCGGCCCCGAGACCGGCGAAGGTATCGACGAGGCCGTCAATGCCGGCCCGCTGTTCACCCCCGCGCAGACGATCGCCGACATCCAGCGCTGCTTCGAATTCCGCGAGACGATCGAGGGGCGGACCGCTGCGCTGGCCGCGTTGCGGCGCAACGGCGCGATCCTCGATGAACTCGCCGCCATCCTCGAGCGGCTCAAGCACGCGACGGCGGACCATGTCCACCGCGACGACATCGATCTGGAATTCCACCTCACCATCGCCAAGGCGGCGAACAATCACTATTTCTTGAACGTGCTGTATGCGTTGCGCGAGCAGATCACGGTCGGCATGAAACTGCACGGCATGGCGCTGCTCCAACCGAGCGCGCGGCTCGAGCAATCGACCGAGGAGCATGGCGAGATTCTCGAAGCGATCCGCGCCGGCGACGCCGAGCGCGCCAGCGAGGCGATGCGCGCGCATGTCCGCAACTCGCGCGACCGCCTGTTCGGCGGTGGATTGATCGACCTCAGCCTCTGA
- a CDS encoding iron-containing alcohol dehydrogenase yields MTAIDPDRTIVLERPPQLHFGIGTIARVGAFAAARPVARTLVIAAPVIRDRVADMALPGDVAIFDQVVNEPDLALLTAARAFADDYQPELIIGFGGGSVMDLAKLVAVLLGRSTPVEAIIGAGKAPPRRVALAQVPTTAGTGSEAGPRALLTDDATGAKLAIESGHMMADIAVIDPQLAVTVPPLVTAETGIDALAHCVEAFTNLRAHPAIDLYAREGIGLIGRYLRRAVEHGGDLEARAGMALAALYGGYCLGPVNTTGGHAVAYPLSTQHGIGHGRANAIIFPHMLAYNAPATGERTREIVQLLRLGDAEEKVCAATSGFCADLGIAMQLTAHGIEPAHIPAMAAEAAGIRRLLDNNPRPMTERDIAAIYHAAL; encoded by the coding sequence GTGACGGCAATCGACCCCGACCGCACGATCGTTCTGGAGCGGCCGCCCCAACTGCATTTCGGCATCGGGACGATCGCCCGGGTCGGCGCTTTCGCCGCGGCGCGCCCGGTCGCGCGCACGCTGGTGATCGCCGCGCCGGTCATCCGCGATCGCGTGGCGGACATGGCGCTGCCGGGCGACGTCGCGATCTTCGACCAGGTGGTGAACGAGCCCGATCTCGCGCTGCTCACGGCAGCGCGCGCATTCGCCGACGATTACCAGCCCGAGCTGATCATCGGCTTCGGCGGGGGCAGCGTGATGGACCTGGCCAAGCTGGTCGCCGTCCTGCTGGGCCGCTCGACGCCGGTCGAAGCGATCATCGGCGCGGGCAAGGCACCGCCGCGGCGCGTCGCACTGGCGCAAGTGCCGACGACCGCGGGCACGGGCAGCGAGGCGGGGCCGCGCGCGCTGCTCACCGACGACGCGACCGGCGCCAAGCTCGCGATCGAGAGCGGGCACATGATGGCGGACATCGCGGTGATCGATCCGCAGCTTGCGGTGACGGTTCCGCCGCTGGTCACCGCCGAAACCGGGATCGACGCGCTCGCGCATTGCGTCGAGGCGTTCACCAACCTCCGCGCCCATCCCGCGATCGACCTCTACGCGCGCGAGGGCATCGGGCTGATCGGCCGCTATCTGCGGCGCGCGGTCGAGCATGGCGGCGACCTGGAAGCGCGCGCCGGCATGGCGCTGGCCGCGCTCTATGGCGGCTATTGCCTCGGGCCGGTCAACACCACGGGCGGGCACGCGGTGGCCTATCCGCTCAGCACGCAGCACGGCATCGGGCATGGCCGGGCGAACGCGATCATCTTCCCGCACATGCTCGCCTACAACGCGCCGGCGACGGGCGAGCGCACGCGCGAGATCGTCCAGCTGCTGCGACTGGGCGACGCGGAGGAAAAGGTCTGCGCGGCGACGAGCGGCTTCTGCGCCGATCTGGGCATCGCGATGCAGCTGACAGCGCATGGCATCGAGCCGGCGCATATCCCCGCAATGGCTGCGGAAGCCGCGGGGATCCGCCGGTTGCTGGACAACAATCCGCGTCCGATGACCGAGCGCGACATCGCCGCCATCTATCACGCCGCGCTTTAG
- a CDS encoding SUMF1/EgtB/PvdO family nonheme iron enzyme yields MIRSLLAGVAFCAMSSPLTAQEGAPAMVEIPAGTFVMGADDTMSRDWFNEKPAHQVTISRPFRIAAREVTIDDWRRFRPDTPVTTDHAPYVAGISWDDATAYAAWLSKQTGKTYRLPTEAEWEYVARLAAKDPGRFGAIKGLGDGPTEWTADLFAPYPLAPQTDPTGAASGQLRAVRGGRMGFNPGRAPTDVQIEIDYTKPEARLAFPPSFAPYKGAEGAGGFHAIGLRLVEATAPATAPLAVTPPLNAMGVRQDLTTAAMGPDPKKPYFRRRPYLPSPPDFTGGVTIDKTGWDAWYRNHHHSPALTVMPNGDVLIAIYSSYREYEAGTMIIGTRLRHGADQWDPPSPFADIVGVNDHAPLLMRDGQLARFFWGTPYSGNVEWGPKGFPFQSMTTADNGASWSPIAYAKVVGKVGAHNRQPINSAFRDKSGRLLLSSDGGTDPNDKKYNDGQSLLWASDDDGKTWYDTGGRSFGRHTVFVEAKDGRILGFGGKGTHIDDLMPLSTSTDGGKTYTKSKLPFSSLGSAQRPTILRLQSGRLMMIGDYVRTKPLARPLPERGSYIAISSDDGATWKFKPLPGTGRSEKPGRAEEMQGGTLGYSGAAQGPDGVIHVVTSVTKPSVALAFNEAWIDAPADMPDNDVLERNDVTAVSGVTVHEERYPDGKLRGSWSGGRGSNGAVVFDGSQRWLYPDGRPQWEVRYRLGRKIGLEKEYDAEGRLISQREHQPDGRFVWTRWWPNGKLRSVSGWNGVMADGRARTWSAEGKLLSDVSFVNGVLPGHEFKSGGTPPENTQ; encoded by the coding sequence ATGATCCGTTCGTTGCTCGCCGGGGTCGCGTTCTGCGCCATGAGTTCGCCGCTCACCGCGCAGGAAGGCGCGCCCGCGATGGTCGAGATCCCCGCCGGCACCTTCGTCATGGGTGCGGACGACACGATGTCGCGCGACTGGTTCAACGAGAAGCCGGCGCATCAGGTCACGATCTCGCGTCCGTTCAGGATCGCGGCGCGTGAGGTGACGATCGATGACTGGCGCCGCTTCCGCCCCGACACCCCGGTGACGACCGATCACGCGCCCTATGTCGCGGGGATCAGCTGGGACGACGCGACGGCCTATGCCGCGTGGCTGTCGAAGCAGACCGGCAAGACCTATCGCCTGCCGACCGAGGCGGAATGGGAATATGTCGCCCGGCTCGCGGCGAAGGATCCGGGGCGCTTCGGGGCGATCAAGGGGCTCGGCGACGGCCCGACCGAATGGACCGCCGACCTGTTCGCCCCCTACCCACTCGCGCCGCAGACCGACCCGACCGGCGCCGCCTCGGGCCAGCTGCGCGCCGTGCGCGGCGGACGAATGGGGTTCAATCCAGGCCGCGCTCCGACCGACGTGCAGATCGAGATCGACTATACAAAGCCCGAGGCCCGGCTCGCCTTCCCGCCGAGCTTCGCGCCGTACAAGGGCGCGGAAGGTGCCGGCGGCTTCCACGCGATCGGACTGCGGCTGGTCGAGGCGACGGCCCCGGCAACCGCGCCGCTCGCCGTCACCCCGCCGCTTAACGCAATGGGCGTGCGTCAGGACCTGACCACCGCGGCGATGGGCCCCGATCCCAAGAAGCCCTATTTCCGCCGTCGCCCCTACCTCCCTTCGCCGCCCGATTTCACCGGCGGGGTGACGATCGACAAGACCGGCTGGGACGCCTGGTATCGCAATCACCACCACAGCCCGGCGCTCACCGTGATGCCGAACGGCGACGTGCTGATCGCGATCTATTCGAGCTATCGCGAGTACGAGGCCGGCACGATGATCATCGGGACCCGCCTGCGCCATGGCGCGGACCAGTGGGATCCGCCGTCGCCCTTCGCCGACATCGTCGGAGTCAACGACCATGCGCCGTTGCTGATGCGCGACGGCCAGCTCGCGCGCTTCTTCTGGGGCACGCCCTATTCGGGCAACGTCGAATGGGGGCCGAAAGGCTTCCCCTTCCAGTCGATGACGACCGCCGACAACGGCGCGAGCTGGTCGCCGATCGCCTATGCCAAGGTCGTCGGCAAAGTCGGCGCGCATAATCGCCAGCCGATCAACAGCGCGTTCCGCGACAAGTCCGGCCGCCTGCTGCTGTCGAGCGACGGCGGCACCGATCCCAACGACAAGAAATACAATGATGGGCAATCGCTGCTGTGGGCGAGCGATGACGACGGCAAGACCTGGTATGACACTGGTGGGCGCAGTTTCGGCCGGCACACCGTGTTCGTCGAGGCGAAGGACGGGCGCATCCTCGGCTTTGGCGGCAAGGGCACGCATATCGACGACCTCATGCCGCTGTCGACCTCGACCGATGGGGGCAAGACCTACACCAAGTCCAAGCTGCCCTTCTCCTCGCTGGGATCGGCACAGCGCCCGACCATCCTGCGGCTGCAAAGCGGGCGGCTGATGATGATCGGCGACTATGTCCGCACCAAGCCGCTCGCCCGGCCGCTGCCCGAGCGCGGCTCCTATATCGCGATCTCCTCGGACGACGGCGCCACCTGGAAGTTCAAGCCGCTGCCCGGCACCGGCCGCTCGGAGAAGCCAGGCCGCGCGGAGGAGATGCAGGGCGGCACGCTCGGCTATTCCGGCGCCGCGCAGGGGCCGGACGGGGTGATTCATGTCGTCACCTCGGTCACCAAGCCTTCGGTTGCGCTCGCCTTCAACGAAGCGTGGATCGACGCGCCAGCGGACATGCCCGACAATGACGTGCTCGAGCGCAACGACGTGACCGCGGTGAGCGGTGTGACGGTGCATGAGGAGCGCTATCCCGACGGCAAGCTGCGCGGCAGTTGGTCGGGGGGCCGCGGTAGCAATGGCGCGGTCGTCTTCGACGGATCGCAGCGCTGGCTCTATCCCGATGGGCGCCCGCAATGGGAGGTACGCTACCGGCTCGGCCGCAAGATTGGGCTGGAGAAGGAATATGACGCCGAAGGGCGGCTGATCTCGCAGCGCGAGCACCAGCCCGACGGACGCTTCGTGTGGACCCGCTGGTGGCCCAACGGCAAGCTGCGCAGCGTCTCCGGGTGGAACGGGGTGATGGCCGACGGCCGCGCGCGCACTTGGTCCGCCGAGGGCAAGCTGCTGAGCGACGTCAGCTTCGTGAACGGCGTGCTGCCCGGCCACGAGTTCAAGTCGGGCGGGACGCCGCCGGAAAACACGCAGTGA
- a CDS encoding dihydrodipicolinate synthase family protein — protein sequence MNDPLPIRGVFSASFTAFDAAGAVDCERTAAHARNLIEAGCDGIALLGTTGEANSLSLAERKAVLESVVDSGVDPERLVPGTGVCSAPETIELTRHAHGCGVRTVLLLPPFYYPSPSEEGLYAHYARVLDACAAPGPRVMLYHIPQMSGVPITHKLIERLLAAYPGAVIGVKDSSGDLEHMRGLVAAFPGLAVFAGADHLLGPLMRAGGAGCITATSNLIAPWLAELAREIAAGASPDATRALEERITAARNLFQRWPQIAALKAAHAQRTGHADWAAVRPPWLPIEPRETEILRAAMADVLPDSFDLQKKAPA from the coding sequence ATGAACGATCCGCTGCCGATCCGGGGCGTGTTCAGCGCGTCGTTCACCGCGTTCGATGCAGCCGGCGCGGTCGATTGCGAACGGACCGCGGCACACGCCCGCAACCTGATCGAGGCGGGTTGCGACGGAATCGCGCTGCTCGGCACCACCGGCGAGGCGAACAGCCTGTCGCTTGCCGAGCGCAAGGCGGTGTTGGAGTCCGTGGTCGACTCCGGCGTCGATCCGGAGCGGCTCGTCCCCGGCACCGGCGTCTGCTCGGCGCCCGAGACGATCGAGCTCACGCGCCACGCCCATGGCTGCGGCGTGCGCACCGTGCTGCTGCTCCCGCCCTTCTATTATCCCTCGCCGAGCGAGGAGGGGCTTTACGCCCATTATGCGCGCGTGCTCGACGCCTGCGCGGCGCCGGGGCCGCGCGTGATGCTCTACCACATTCCGCAGATGAGCGGCGTGCCGATCACCCATAAGCTGATCGAGCGGTTGCTCGCCGCCTATCCCGGGGCGGTGATCGGCGTGAAGGATTCGAGCGGCGATCTGGAGCATATGCGAGGGCTGGTCGCGGCGTTTCCGGGCCTCGCCGTGTTCGCGGGCGCGGACCACCTGCTCGGGCCGCTGATGCGCGCGGGCGGGGCAGGGTGCATCACCGCGACCTCGAACCTGATCGCGCCATGGCTCGCCGAACTGGCGCGGGAGATCGCCGCGGGCGCCTCGCCCGACGCGACGCGCGCACTCGAGGAGCGCATCACCGCAGCGCGCAACCTGTTCCAGCGCTGGCCGCAGATCGCGGCGCTCAAGGCGGCGCACGCGCAGCGCACGGGGCATGCCGACTGGGCCGCCGTCCGCCCGCCCTGGCTTCCGATCGAACCGCGCGAAACCGAAATCCTGCGCGCGGCGATGGCGGACGTGCTGCCCGACTCATTCGACCTCCAGAAAAAGGCACCCGCATGA
- the pdxA gene encoding 4-hydroxythreonine-4-phosphate dehydrogenase PdxA, with translation MRTRIVQPGQIVITVGDPAGVGPEITCRALAELDEAARGAVRVVGPRETIEHAARLVGTSLRFGDDSRAGTVRLDDVPLASTIATGKIDPVAGDAAYRAIVRAVEIVTAEGGCICTAPINKEAMNLAGHAFDGHTGLLAHLTASAASFMLLASEKLSTIHVSTHVSLADAIHRVEPARVLATITAGAAHLRRIGIAAPRIAVAGLNPHCGEHGLFGDEDDRCIAPAVDEARAQGIDAHGPISPDTVFYRAAQGEFDLVVAQYHDQGHIPTKLIAFDTTVNVSLGLPIDRTSVDHGTAFDIAGTGHASHVNMMAALAYAKRLADAPRPRETVRGMAA, from the coding sequence ATGAGGACGAGGATCGTGCAGCCCGGACAGATCGTCATCACAGTCGGTGATCCGGCCGGCGTCGGTCCCGAGATCACCTGCCGGGCATTGGCGGAGCTTGACGAGGCGGCGCGCGGCGCCGTGCGCGTGGTGGGACCGCGCGAGACGATCGAGCATGCGGCTCGGCTGGTGGGGACATCGCTCCGCTTCGGCGACGACAGTCGGGCCGGCACCGTACGGCTCGACGATGTTCCACTCGCGTCCACCATCGCGACCGGCAAGATCGATCCGGTGGCGGGCGACGCCGCCTATCGCGCGATCGTGCGGGCGGTGGAGATCGTCACCGCGGAAGGTGGCTGCATCTGCACCGCGCCGATCAACAAAGAGGCGATGAACCTAGCGGGCCACGCGTTCGATGGTCATACCGGGTTGCTCGCGCATCTCACCGCGTCGGCGGCGTCGTTCATGCTGCTCGCGTCGGAAAAGCTATCGACGATCCACGTCTCCACACATGTCTCGCTCGCCGATGCGATCCACCGGGTCGAACCGGCACGCGTACTGGCGACGATCACGGCGGGCGCGGCGCATCTGCGGCGGATCGGGATCGCAGCGCCGCGGATCGCCGTGGCCGGGCTGAACCCGCATTGCGGCGAGCATGGCCTGTTCGGCGACGAGGATGATCGCTGCATCGCGCCCGCGGTGGATGAGGCCCGCGCGCAGGGCATCGACGCGCACGGCCCGATCTCGCCCGATACGGTATTTTACCGCGCGGCGCAGGGCGAGTTCGACCTGGTCGTCGCACAGTATCACGACCAGGGGCATATCCCGACCAAGCTGATCGCGTTCGACACGACGGTGAACGTGTCGCTGGGACTGCCGATCGACCGGACCTCGGTCGATCACGGCACCGCGTTCGACATCGCGGGGACGGGGCACGCCTCGCACGTCAACATGATGGCCGCGCTGGCCTATGCCAAGCGCCTCGCCGATGCGCCGCGTCCGCGCGAGACGGTGCGGGGGATGGCGGCATGA